A portion of the Roseibium salinum genome contains these proteins:
- a CDS encoding ABC transporter ATP-binding protein yields MSSLVLKDLKKSFGAVTVIPGVDLEIQDGEFVVFVGPSGCGKSTLLRMIAGLEEASGGDIRIAGRSVVRTAAADRGVAMVFQSYALYPHMSVRKNLSFGLENIGMPKAEIASRVGRAAELLQIDQLLERQPRQLSGGQRQRVAIGRAICRDPEIFLFDEPLSNLDAELRVLMRVEITKLHERLGNTMIYVTHDQIEAMTMADKIVVLRKGVIEQAGPPLDLYNRPRNTFVAGFIGSPRMNFINGTIGPGSGGETVFSTGGGLSLPLGGSYPVSLGDKVTLGIRPEDIEVTQTETGWPLTLSAAEHHGANSFLHASLDGDTPLLVQQQGQSSLKSGDHVRVHPRSGKWHLFDGDGNRIDRIE; encoded by the coding sequence ATGTCCAGTCTCGTTCTCAAAGACCTGAAGAAGTCGTTCGGGGCCGTCACGGTGATCCCCGGTGTCGATCTTGAAATTCAGGATGGAGAGTTTGTCGTTTTCGTCGGGCCCTCCGGATGCGGCAAATCCACGCTTCTGCGCATGATCGCAGGACTTGAAGAGGCAAGCGGAGGCGACATCAGGATTGCCGGAAGGAGCGTCGTGCGCACCGCCGCCGCCGACAGGGGCGTGGCCATGGTCTTCCAGTCCTATGCGCTTTATCCTCACATGAGCGTGCGCAAGAACCTGTCCTTCGGCCTGGAAAACATAGGCATGCCCAAGGCCGAAATCGCGAGCCGCGTGGGCCGGGCGGCCGAGTTGCTGCAAATCGATCAGTTGCTCGAGCGCCAGCCGCGCCAGCTTTCGGGCGGCCAGCGCCAGCGCGTCGCGATCGGCCGCGCAATTTGCCGCGATCCGGAGATTTTCCTCTTCGACGAGCCGCTTTCCAATCTGGATGCCGAACTGCGTGTCCTCATGCGGGTCGAGATCACCAAACTACACGAGCGGCTCGGCAACACCATGATCTACGTCACCCACGACCAGATCGAGGCCATGACGATGGCCGACAAGATCGTCGTCCTGCGCAAGGGCGTGATCGAGCAGGCCGGTCCGCCGCTGGACCTCTACAACCGTCCGCGCAATACCTTCGTTGCGGGCTTCATCGGCTCACCCCGCATGAATTTCATCAACGGCACCATCGGTCCAGGCAGCGGGGGCGAGACCGTATTCTCAACCGGAGGCGGTCTTTCGCTTCCCCTCGGCGGAAGTTATCCGGTTTCCTTGGGCGACAAGGTAACCTTGGGAATTCGCCCGGAAGACATTGAAGTTACCCAGACCGAAACCGGCTGGCCGTTGACCCTGTCCGCCGCCGAGCATCACGGGGCCAACAGTTTCCTTCATGCCTCCCTGGATGGTGACACCCCGCTTCTGGTGCAGCAACAAGGACAAAGCAGCCTCAAGTCGGGAGATCATGTCCGCGTGCATCCCAGGTCCGGAAAATGGCATCTGTTCGACGGGGACGGGAACCGCATCGACAGGATCGAATAG
- a CDS encoding carbohydrate ABC transporter permease has product MTDVAANRNPSRIGTLLTARRGRDRFDFTDVLTYGYLLLGLLIMFVPVAWVVLSSFKTPGNLSEFPPTLLPAKIETAVVEGFGDPLPLFDVRMEDGSTRRLAQIGRIGLNARMIDPENPEAGRMVVKSVDAVPVRQFHLAVENYSRLLATSGTEIWRFVYNSMFITIVATVITLIMNSMAAFALSKYRFRGSNAALVAILATLMIPATVVLVPTYLIVAQLGLVGNLWGVILPTVATPTGVFLLRQYMLTIPDELIEAARMDHASEWRIFWRIILPLSSPALAVVAVFSILSRWNDFLLPLIVLNDRESFTLQLALASYQNQYEIQYDQLLAMTTLTALPLAFSFIFLQRYITSGIASTGVK; this is encoded by the coding sequence ATGACTGACGTAGCGGCAAACCGCAATCCTAGCCGGATCGGAACTCTGCTCACCGCGCGGCGCGGCCGGGACCGATTCGATTTCACCGATGTCCTCACCTACGGATATCTGCTCCTTGGGCTGCTGATCATGTTCGTGCCGGTTGCCTGGGTGGTCCTTTCCTCGTTCAAGACCCCCGGAAACCTGTCTGAGTTTCCTCCAACGCTCTTGCCGGCGAAGATCGAAACGGCGGTGGTCGAGGGGTTCGGCGATCCGCTGCCGCTCTTCGACGTGCGCATGGAGGACGGCAGCACCAGGCGCCTCGCCCAGATCGGCCGGATCGGGCTCAACGCCCGGATGATCGATCCGGAGAACCCGGAGGCCGGCCGCATGGTCGTCAAGAGCGTGGATGCCGTGCCGGTGAGGCAATTCCATCTCGCCGTCGAGAACTATTCCCGGCTCCTGGCGACTTCGGGCACCGAAATCTGGCGCTTTGTCTACAATTCGATGTTCATCACTATCGTGGCCACGGTCATCACTCTGATCATGAATTCCATGGCCGCCTTTGCTCTGTCGAAATATCGCTTCCGCGGCAGCAATGCGGCTCTGGTGGCCATTCTGGCGACCTTGATGATTCCGGCAACGGTGGTGTTGGTTCCGACCTATCTCATCGTTGCCCAACTTGGCCTCGTGGGGAACTTGTGGGGCGTCATCCTCCCGACCGTCGCCACCCCCACGGGCGTCTTCTTGCTGCGCCAATACATGCTGACGATCCCCGACGAACTGATCGAGGCCGCGCGCATGGATCACGCCAGCGAGTGGCGCATCTTCTGGCGGATCATCCTGCCGCTGTCATCGCCGGCTCTGGCCGTGGTCGCCGTTTTCTCGATCCTGTCGCGCTGGAACGATTTCCTGCTGCCGCTGATCGTCTTGAACGACCGAGAGTCGTTCACCCTGCAACTGGCGCTCGCGTCCTATCAGAACCAGTACGAAATCCAGTACGACCAGCTTCTGGCGATGACGACGCTGACGGCACTGCCGCTCGCCTTCTCCTTCATCTTTCTGCAACGCTACATCACGTCGGGCATCGCCTCGACCGGTGTCAAATAG
- a CDS encoding carbohydrate ABC transporter permease: MLPARLAEPLMSGLQRALGIRRMPWVFLIPNLTAVLLFALLPVLINVFYSFTGSDRLYPRDRNFVGTFNYDTLLDCGNYLDPSSCSRDLFWRALHNSMVFVPIQVVCMITIALITAICLNRNIRGRGFFRGVFFFPVMLSPVVVALTWQWILQRDGILNALLQALQLPTHNWLAFPDTAFFWSVFVTVWAHMGFYTIILLAGLQSIPRDVYEAAKMDSASNWRAFTHITLPLLRPVMLVVFVLCVIRSVQTFDELYVLTGGGPGSATMLMVQYIYEVGFASQPRNFGMAAAASLLLGLLLLIFTGIQMRLSRSNRND; encoded by the coding sequence ATGCTGCCGGCGCGCCTGGCGGAGCCCTTGATGAGCGGCCTGCAGCGTGCCCTCGGCATCAGGCGCATGCCGTGGGTCTTCCTGATACCCAATCTGACGGCAGTGCTGCTGTTCGCACTCCTGCCGGTGCTCATCAACGTCTTTTACTCCTTCACCGGCAGCGATCGTCTCTATCCCCGCGACCGCAACTTCGTCGGCACGTTCAACTACGACACGTTGCTCGACTGTGGGAACTACCTCGACCCTTCCTCCTGCTCGCGTGATCTGTTCTGGCGGGCCCTGCACAACAGCATGGTCTTTGTGCCGATCCAGGTCGTCTGCATGATCACCATCGCGCTGATCACGGCGATCTGTCTGAACCGCAACATTCGCGGGCGCGGTTTCTTTCGCGGGGTCTTCTTTTTTCCCGTCATGCTGTCACCGGTGGTTGTGGCCCTGACGTGGCAATGGATCCTGCAACGAGACGGAATTCTGAATGCGCTGCTGCAGGCGCTTCAGCTGCCGACCCACAACTGGCTCGCATTTCCCGACACCGCCTTCTTCTGGTCCGTATTCGTGACGGTGTGGGCGCATATGGGGTTCTACACCATCATCCTGCTGGCCGGGCTCCAGTCGATCCCGCGCGACGTCTACGAGGCCGCCAAGATGGATTCGGCCAGCAACTGGCGGGCCTTCACCCACATCACCCTGCCGCTTCTGCGCCCGGTCATGCTGGTGGTGTTCGTCCTTTGCGTCATCCGCTCCGTCCAGACCTTCGACGAACTCTACGTGTTGACGGGCGGCGGCCCCGGTTCGGCGACGATGCTCATGGTTCAATACATCTACGAGGTCGGATTTGCGTCGCAGCCGCGCAATTTCGGCATGGCAGCGGCAGCCTCGCTTCTGCTCGGCCTCCTGCTGCTGATCTTCACCGGCATCCAGATGCGCTTGTCGAGGAGTAACCGGAATGACTGA
- a CDS encoding response regulator transcription factor, which translates to MSSFVKLPVVVIVSSNSVISNAVISLFESERAGLCRADDSHPRQVMRSIEREQPDIVIVDPDTVGLRPAAFMAELRKSNAHTEVIGYVACYAGGLARECLKAGFAGIVSQSGAMIDIVEAVRTVAMGGVFIGEGFENLCQATGEEPLQQDPTDLLSPRERHVLQQVARGLSLKEIANELGISTKTVETYKARASEKIGLTKRSSIVEFALERSWL; encoded by the coding sequence ATGAGTTCTTTTGTTAAACTTCCCGTTGTGGTGATTGTCAGTTCCAACTCGGTAATATCCAACGCGGTCATCAGCCTGTTCGAAAGCGAGCGCGCAGGGCTTTGTCGAGCCGACGACAGTCACCCGCGCCAGGTCATGCGCTCCATTGAGCGTGAGCAGCCCGACATTGTCATTGTCGATCCCGACACGGTGGGGCTCCGCCCGGCAGCCTTCATGGCTGAATTGCGCAAATCCAATGCGCACACGGAGGTTATCGGCTATGTCGCCTGTTATGCCGGCGGCCTTGCACGTGAGTGCCTGAAGGCAGGATTTGCCGGTATCGTTTCTCAATCCGGCGCAATGATCGACATTGTCGAGGCAGTCCGGACGGTTGCGATGGGCGGCGTATTCATCGGCGAAGGTTTTGAGAACCTGTGTCAGGCCACTGGCGAAGAACCGCTGCAGCAGGATCCGACGGATCTTCTCAGCCCGCGGGAACGCCATGTGCTCCAGCAGGTCGCGCGCGGCCTCAGCCTGAAGGAAATCGCCAACGAACTCGGCATCAGCACCAAGACGGTGGAGACCTACAAGGCCCGCGCCTCCGAGAAGATCGGCCTGACAAAGCGCTCTTCGATCGTCGAATTCGCTTTGGAGCGATCCTGGCTTTGA
- a CDS encoding ABC transporter substrate-binding protein, whose translation MRVSQAVSMAAIMIGGAMGMAHAQEVKIFCGDTGIGCAQLQPVTDKFNAENSGMKVTLELVNYATVLDSLPVQLESGEGPDGGMITDLGGLSRFYVDLTPYVDVDLFNHEFPQTLQWLRGSDPTGSAINGMPASLTVNGAYVNLTLFEQAGVPVPGEGATWEEWAEATRKVAEATGTDFAMEMDRSGHRFASLAISYGARLVDDEGRPVVDEGLRNAITQFVEWHKSGVMPMDLWGAVGGTTHRELFSDFLNGNVVLYFGGSWTLSRMDSEVGDLFDWSVVPTPCGPSSCTAMPGGPALVAFNSTKHPEVMGKFINYIAQPENYAQIIAAAVEIPAETTVVENGVEYPGVSARTQKALATFSAQVPKMDEAAFNFQGWRFQRAMMNALTTRISQVLNNELTVDAALERIEDDVNLAITAAGTQ comes from the coding sequence ATGCGCGTATCACAAGCGGTCAGCATGGCCGCGATCATGATCGGCGGTGCGATGGGAATGGCCCACGCCCAGGAAGTCAAGATCTTCTGCGGCGACACCGGCATCGGCTGCGCCCAGTTGCAGCCGGTCACCGACAAGTTCAACGCTGAAAATTCCGGGATGAAGGTGACGCTGGAACTCGTCAACTACGCCACCGTCCTGGACAGCCTGCCCGTGCAGCTGGAATCGGGCGAAGGCCCAGACGGTGGCATGATCACCGACCTTGGCGGCCTCAGCCGCTTCTATGTCGACCTCACGCCTTATGTGGATGTCGACTTGTTCAACCACGAGTTTCCGCAGACCCTGCAGTGGCTGCGCGGCAGCGATCCGACCGGATCGGCAATCAACGGCATGCCGGCCTCGCTCACGGTAAACGGTGCCTATGTCAACCTGACACTGTTCGAGCAGGCCGGCGTTCCGGTGCCGGGTGAGGGGGCCACCTGGGAGGAATGGGCCGAGGCGACCAGGAAGGTAGCGGAGGCAACTGGGACCGACTTCGCCATGGAAATGGACCGGTCCGGGCATCGCTTCGCCAGCCTCGCGATCAGCTATGGCGCCAGGCTCGTCGATGATGAGGGCAGGCCCGTGGTGGACGAGGGGCTCAGGAACGCGATCACCCAATTCGTCGAATGGCACAAGTCGGGCGTCATGCCGATGGATCTGTGGGGAGCCGTGGGCGGCACCACCCATCGCGAGCTGTTCTCCGATTTCCTCAATGGCAACGTGGTTCTCTACTTCGGCGGATCGTGGACCCTGTCGCGGATGGACTCGGAGGTCGGCGACCTGTTCGACTGGAGCGTTGTCCCGACACCGTGCGGCCCCTCATCCTGCACCGCCATGCCCGGCGGCCCGGCGCTCGTCGCCTTCAACTCGACAAAGCATCCCGAGGTGATGGGCAAGTTCATCAACTACATCGCGCAACCGGAAAACTATGCGCAGATCATTGCCGCGGCGGTTGAAATTCCCGCGGAAACCACAGTGGTCGAAAACGGGGTCGAGTATCCCGGCGTATCCGCCCGCACCCAGAAGGCCCTGGCAACCTTCAGCGCGCAGGTGCCGAAGATGGACGAAGCCGCCTTCAACTTCCAGGGCTGGCGCTTTCAGCGCGCGATGATGAATGCGCTGACGACCCGTATCAGTCAGGTGCTCAACAACGAGCTGACGGTAGATGCCGCCCTGGAACGGATCGAAGACGACGTCAACCTCGCCATCACCGCCGCTGGGACCCAGTGA
- a CDS encoding response regulator transcription factor produces MVLLALDNPVLAGAIAGMMRDAHPLRDFEALTISPSEPAKLAAAGAEIIVLDPDQFDADCAELVAAFGNGHVQTRLVAYVAKPSLEGARQCLQAGFRAYLTMSAESTQILRALNVVAHGGVYVDRRYAAATVGRADSACENHDDEGLSERERAVLKRIALGMSHKQIALDLHISHKTVDTYRARAMRKLAIDDRGKLVRFAISKGWLE; encoded by the coding sequence ATGGTTCTCCTTGCTCTCGACAATCCGGTGCTCGCGGGTGCGATTGCCGGAATGATGCGCGACGCTCACCCGTTGCGCGACTTCGAGGCGCTCACGATATCCCCGTCCGAACCCGCCAAGCTCGCCGCCGCCGGTGCCGAAATCATAGTGCTCGATCCCGACCAGTTCGACGCGGATTGCGCTGAACTGGTCGCTGCCTTCGGCAATGGGCATGTTCAGACCCGCCTCGTCGCCTATGTCGCCAAGCCGTCGCTCGAAGGCGCGAGGCAGTGTCTCCAGGCCGGTTTCCGGGCCTATCTGACAATGTCGGCGGAGAGCACGCAGATCCTGCGCGCCCTGAACGTCGTCGCCCATGGTGGCGTCTATGTCGATCGGCGCTATGCCGCGGCGACAGTCGGCCGCGCCGATAGCGCCTGCGAAAATCATGATGACGAGGGCCTCAGTGAGCGGGAGCGGGCGGTGCTGAAACGCATCGCGCTCGGGATGAGCCACAAGCAGATCGCCCTGGACCTCCACATCAGTCACAAGACCGTGGACACCTATCGCGCCCGCGCCATGCGAAAACTCGCGATCGACGATCGCGGCAAGCTGGTACGTTTCGCGATCTCCAAAGGCTGGCTGGAGTAA